Proteins from a genomic interval of Candidatus Desulfatibia profunda:
- a CDS encoding response regulator, which produces MHTLLLIDDEEGVRRSVARALKREPYQTHTAANGEAGINFIKNNKEIVATVISDYKMPGLNGLETLAIIGSINPEITRIILTGYATMEAAIQATNDGIDGFLTKPFDNLELRAKIHKISVRRRLKQFVSEQVYKKIEKSPIALHPSFHEVSILFSDIRGFTRMSRKVPAKALAAFLNNDYFTPMGEIAYAYNGTVDKHIGDGIMVVFGAPVEHEDDTIRAVQAAVAMQQKAKEIDRKLGDQNGLSLKIGIGISTGSVFSGILGSLRIKQYTSIGMPVNIAARLQDMAKAGEILICNTTFRKLAGKIDVEALPPVTIKGLNEPITVYRVKI; this is translated from the coding sequence ATGCATACACTCCTTTTGATAGATGATGAAGAAGGTGTCCGGCGTTCCGTTGCTCGGGCGCTAAAACGCGAACCCTATCAAACGCATACGGCCGCAAACGGGGAGGCTGGAATCAACTTTATCAAGAATAACAAAGAGATAGTTGCAACAGTAATTTCCGATTACAAAATGCCGGGATTAAACGGATTAGAGACGCTTGCCATCATCGGCTCGATCAATCCCGAGATTACGAGAATCATCCTGACCGGATATGCCACGATGGAAGCTGCCATCCAGGCCACAAACGACGGCATCGACGGCTTCCTGACAAAGCCATTCGACAATCTGGAACTTCGGGCCAAGATCCACAAAATTTCCGTGCGCAGGCGCCTGAAGCAGTTTGTTTCTGAACAGGTCTACAAAAAGATCGAAAAATCACCGATTGCCCTGCACCCCTCATTTCACGAGGTGTCGATCCTTTTTTCCGATATTCGCGGTTTCACGCGCATGTCCCGCAAAGTTCCGGCAAAAGCGCTGGCCGCTTTCTTGAACAACGACTACTTTACGCCCATGGGCGAAATCGCCTATGCATACAACGGCACCGTTGACAAACATATCGGTGACGGTATTATGGTCGTCTTTGGAGCACCTGTCGAACACGAAGACGATACCATCCGGGCGGTACAAGCAGCCGTGGCAATGCAACAAAAAGCAAAGGAAATCGACCGGAAACTAGGCGATCAAAACGGATTAAGTCTGAAAATCGGAATTGGAATATCTACCGGGAGTGTGTTTTCCGGCATTTTAGGTTCTTTGAGAATCAAACAGTACACCTCGATCGGCATGCCTGTAAATATTGCCGCCCGCTTGCAAGACATGGCAAAAGCAGGTGAAATTCTGATCTGCAATACAACCTTTCGGAAACTTGCCGGCAAGATCGATGTGGAAGCCCTGCCGCCGGTCACCATCAAAGGGCTCAACGAACCCATAACGGTTTACAGGGTAAAAATTTAA
- the polA gene encoding DNA polymerase I has product MSKNKTLFLIDGSAYIYRAYHAIRGLTNSKGFPTNAVFGFTRMLLKLIEDRAPEYVVMFFDAKGPTFRHEIYKDYKANRPPMPEDLSVQIAHIKDVTAGFNIPVIEMPGFEADDLIGTLGRMAEKAGFSVVMVTGDKDFVQLVTDRAVVWDPMKDKTIDLQAVRKTYGVEPNQMIDVMGLSGDSTDNIPGVPGIGPKTALELIKKFGSMQHLYAQVDTIAKKKQHENLVRHKEQAYLSRELVKINTGVLLAFNAEDFKSRAPDHARLAEIFKTLEFRQLQQALPAQTDLSQKKYQAVLDINMLSDLAARCESAKLLAIDTETTSKDPMQAALVGLSFSVQPDEAFYIPLAHKYPQVPRQLEMPDVLNRLKAVLENPDIKKIGQNIKYDWIVLKRYGINLAGVAFDTMLASYLINPSKRAHNLDQIALDFLDYKTMTYEDVTGKGKKAINFAQVPLEKAVPYACEDADITLKAYRVLQPILEELGLTELFDKVELPLVPVLMQMEMSGICVDRERLRLLSKSFEHQLETLEDRIYSMAGQEFNIKSSQQLGQIFFEKLKLPVQKKTRKKTGYSTDVEVLTALADHHELPALILRHRTLAKLKSTYTDALLGLIHPETGRIHTSFNQTVAATGRLSSSDPNLQNIPIRTEEGLEIRRAFIPKEGWVLISADYSQIELRILAHYAEDEILIEAFKNDEDIHTRTATEVFQVFPSFITSELRRQAKVINFGIVYGMSPYGLSKELKISQKMAKTYINNYFARYKGVKRFMERTVKDARKTKKTSTLLGRIRLLPDISSSNKAVREFAERTAINTPIQGTAADLIKLAMIQVDFRFKEKGLRSVMLLSVHDEIVFEVPPDEVETVKKLVKETMEGIWDLNVPLKVNVKSGENWSELL; this is encoded by the coding sequence ATGAGTAAAAATAAAACACTCTTTTTGATAGACGGTAGCGCCTATATTTATCGAGCGTATCATGCCATCCGGGGTCTCACCAATTCCAAGGGTTTTCCGACAAATGCCGTTTTCGGATTTACCCGCATGCTTTTAAAGCTTATTGAAGATCGAGCTCCAGAATATGTGGTCATGTTTTTTGACGCCAAGGGCCCTACTTTCCGGCATGAGATCTATAAAGATTACAAGGCGAACCGTCCTCCGATGCCGGAAGATTTGTCGGTACAGATTGCGCACATCAAGGACGTGACCGCGGGGTTCAACATTCCGGTGATTGAAATGCCGGGTTTTGAGGCGGATGATCTTATCGGCACGCTTGGGCGTATGGCTGAAAAGGCCGGATTTTCGGTGGTTATGGTTACCGGGGACAAGGATTTTGTGCAGCTTGTGACGGATAGAGCGGTTGTCTGGGATCCCATGAAGGATAAAACCATAGATCTTCAGGCCGTCAGAAAGACCTATGGTGTTGAACCGAATCAGATGATCGATGTCATGGGGCTATCCGGGGATTCAACCGATAACATCCCCGGCGTCCCCGGCATCGGGCCGAAAACAGCCCTTGAATTAATCAAAAAATTCGGAAGTATGCAGCATTTGTATGCGCAGGTTGATACGATCGCCAAGAAAAAACAGCATGAAAACCTTGTCCGCCACAAAGAACAGGCTTACTTGAGTAGAGAACTGGTCAAAATAAACACCGGCGTACTGCTAGCGTTTAATGCTGAAGATTTTAAATCTAGGGCTCCAGACCATGCGCGACTTGCCGAGATTTTTAAAACATTGGAATTCAGGCAACTGCAGCAGGCCTTGCCGGCGCAAACGGATCTTTCCCAGAAGAAATATCAGGCGGTGTTGGACATTAATATGCTGTCCGACCTGGCCGCTCGTTGTGAATCTGCCAAGCTGCTGGCCATCGATACCGAGACGACCTCAAAAGATCCCATGCAGGCAGCCCTTGTGGGACTGTCGTTTTCAGTTCAGCCTGATGAGGCCTTTTACATCCCCCTGGCGCACAAATATCCTCAAGTCCCCCGGCAGCTTGAGATGCCGGATGTTTTAAATCGACTCAAAGCCGTGCTGGAAAATCCGGATATCAAAAAAATCGGCCAGAATATCAAATACGATTGGATCGTGCTTAAGCGTTATGGCATAAACCTCGCCGGGGTGGCCTTTGACACCATGCTGGCATCCTATCTGATCAATCCCTCAAAACGCGCTCACAACCTGGATCAGATCGCTCTCGATTTTCTTGATTACAAAACCATGACTTACGAGGATGTGACCGGTAAGGGCAAAAAGGCCATCAACTTTGCCCAGGTGCCTCTGGAAAAAGCCGTTCCCTATGCCTGCGAGGATGCTGACATCACCTTAAAAGCGTACAGGGTTCTACAACCCATACTGGAAGAATTGGGACTTACGGAACTTTTCGACAAAGTAGAATTGCCCCTTGTGCCTGTTTTAATGCAAATGGAAATGTCGGGAATATGTGTTGACAGGGAAAGGCTCCGGCTGCTTTCAAAATCGTTTGAGCATCAGCTTGAAACGCTTGAAGACAGAATATATTCAATGGCAGGCCAGGAATTCAACATCAAGTCATCCCAGCAGCTTGGACAAATTTTTTTTGAAAAACTCAAACTGCCGGTTCAGAAAAAAACCAGGAAAAAAACCGGTTATTCCACGGATGTGGAAGTCTTGACAGCCCTTGCAGACCATCATGAACTGCCTGCCTTGATTTTAAGACATCGAACCCTGGCCAAACTCAAATCTACGTATACGGACGCTTTGCTGGGTTTGATTCATCCGGAAACCGGACGCATCCATACATCGTTCAATCAAACGGTTGCGGCTACGGGGCGTCTAAGCAGTTCTGATCCGAATCTTCAGAATATTCCGATCCGTACCGAAGAGGGTCTGGAAATACGCAGGGCGTTTATTCCAAAAGAAGGCTGGGTCCTAATTTCCGCCGATTATTCCCAGATAGAACTTCGCATCCTGGCCCATTACGCCGAAGATGAGATTTTGATAGAGGCCTTCAAGAATGATGAAGACATTCATACCCGGACGGCCACCGAAGTCTTCCAGGTGTTTCCGTCTTTTATTACATCCGAACTGAGAAGGCAGGCCAAGGTGATCAACTTTGGCATTGTTTACGGCATGAGCCCCTACGGCCTTTCCAAAGAGCTCAAGATCAGTCAGAAAATGGCAAAGACCTATATAAATAACTATTTTGCAAGATACAAAGGTGTTAAACGGTTTATGGAACGAACCGTCAAAGATGCCAGAAAGACAAAAAAAACAAGTACACTGTTAGGCCGTATCCGGCTTTTGCCGGATATCAGCAGTTCCAATAAAGCCGTACGCGAATTTGCCGAGCGCACGGCGATCAACACGCCGATTCAAGGAACGGCCGCAGACCTCATAAAGCTTGCCATGATTCAAGTCGATTTTCGGTTTAAAGAAAAGGGTCTTAGGTCTGTAATGCTGCTTTCAGTGCATGATGAAATTGTTTTTGAAGTTCCGCCGGATGAGGTTGAAACTGTAAAAAAGCTCGTAAAAGAAACCATGGAAGGGATCTGGGACCTCAACGTGCCGCTTAAGGTAAATGTGAAGAGCGGGGAAAATTGGAGTGAGTTGCTTTAG
- the queF gene encoding NADPH-dependent 7-cyano-7-deazaguanine reductase QueF, producing the protein MAPSFEKKVHYRIESPDIVKTDVLDPLEYQYRLQRDIDVVIKQPEYTSVCPMTGLPDTGCITIRYTPDKKIIELKSLKFYLLQYRNVGIFYEHAVNRILDDLVAVLDPKFMEVTGDFTARGAITTKVTAVYERKK; encoded by the coding sequence ATGGCGCCGTCGTTTGAAAAAAAAGTTCATTATCGTATAGAAAGTCCGGACATCGTTAAAACCGATGTGCTGGATCCGCTGGAATACCAATACCGCTTACAAAGAGATATTGATGTTGTGATCAAACAGCCTGAATATACATCGGTATGCCCCATGACCGGCCTGCCCGATACCGGCTGTATCACCATAAGATACACACCGGACAAGAAGATTATTGAATTAAAATCCTTGAAATTTTATCTCTTACAGTACAGAAACGTGGGGATTTTCTATGAACACGCGGTCAATCGAATTTTAGACGATCTGGTTGCAGTACTCGATCCGAAGTTTATGGAAGTAACCGGAGATTTTACGGCAAGAGGTGCCATTACCACTAAAGTTACAGCGGTGTACGAGAGGAAAAAATGA